The window CGGCGTAGCGCAGCTGGATGATGCGGTGCGGGCCAAGGAACAGCTGGACGTGTGGGATGAGGCTTCCAATGTATACTGGGAGCGGATTCTGATGTACGAGGAAGTATGCAGGAATCCCGGATTTGCGATGCTGGATCGGGATATGATTCCGGATAAGTTACGGAAACGAATGAAGATATCGACGTTTGAGCGTCTACAGTGTCGGAGCCGGTATTTTTGCGATGGTCATGTGCTTGGTTCGAAGGACTTTGTGGAGGCCTTTTTTACGCAGAATACGGATTATTTTGGGGAAAATCGCAAGACGGGTGCACGCAGGATGCGCGGCGGCTGGGGCGAGATGTATACAATCCGTGATTTGGGTCGATGGTGCTGACTGGTCTGCATTTTCTTGCAGAAAAAAGTTACGGGCGTCGTAGCATGCGGATGAATTCGGTGCCCGTGACGATGAGGGTTATGACAAATAACAGGGTATTTTCCGCAATTTTTAGCATGCTCACCTCTTGATCTGCCGCACGGCCAAAACAGCCGCAGCTGATGTTAAGTCCCCGGTAGAGACTAATGGCCACTGCTGCAGTAAAGACGAATAGCATCCCGGCAATGAGCAATCCGGATGCGGGTCGCCAGTGAGGTACAAATAAAAAGGCCAATGCGCATACCAGTTCGATCCACGGCAGGTAAATGGCCATGAGACTGATCGACCATGCCGGTGCCAGGTGATATTGATAAATGGCTTTGGCAAACGTGGCCGGATCTATGATCTTTGGTACGGCGGCAAAGATGAATACCGTTGCAATAATCAGTGGAAAGAGGACGCGAATGAGCAGCGACATGCTTTTACTCGTGGTACGATCAGTTCCCATGCCACTCCTCCCATCCGCCGGCGTATAGGACGGCCTGAGACAAGCCATTCTGTCGCAGTTTTAAAATAAGATGCAGGGAATCATCACAGTCGGCGCCACTGCAATAGACGATAATGGGTGTGACGGGATCGAGAACCGCCCGAATATCGGATTGATTTTCATAGTCCTCAAGCGGAACGGACAAGGCACTGTCAATGTGGCCTGCGTCGTAGGCCTCAGCAGGGCGGGCATCAAGCAGAAAGGAATCCATGGCATGCTGTGCCACAAACGCTTTATCCACAATGGCGATCCGATGTTTCAGTGCCAGTGTTTCCACTCGGTGATCCCAGTCTTCAAACCAGGAAATGCGCCACGGCAGAAACAGATTGGATAACGTGGCAGCGGCAATGCTGATACAGCACAGCCGTGCCATTGTAAACAATGTGTGGCGACATAACGTCCCAATACGCATAGATGTTATTTAACCACGCGGAATGGAATGCGCACAGACTCCATACCGGGGGCATCGGTGTGGATAATCAACTCCTGACCTTCCAGTGATTCCGACGGGACGATGTTCGACACCTGCAGGCGGTAGCCGTCTTTGCCGATTTTCGAAAGCTGTGTACGCATAGCCGGATTCGGCGATTCCACATTAAGGATATTAAAACTGCCCACCTGTCCGGGACGAATTACC of the Spartobacteria bacterium genome contains:
- a CDS encoding rhodanese-like domain-containing protein, encoding MRIGTLCRHTLFTMARLCCISIAAATLSNLFLPWRISWFEDWDHRVETLALKHRIAIVDKAFVAQHAMDSFLLDARPAEAYDAGHIDSALSVPLEDYENQSDIRAVLDPVTPIIVYCSGADCDDSLHLILKLRQNGLSQAVLYAGGWEEWHGN